A region of Syngnathoides biaculeatus isolate LvHL_M chromosome 20, ASM1980259v1, whole genome shotgun sequence DNA encodes the following proteins:
- the gnai1 gene encoding guanine nucleotide-binding protein G(i) subunit alpha-1: MGCTLSTEDKAAVERSKMIDRNLRDDGEKAAREVKLLLLGAGESGKSTIVKQMKIIHEAGYSEEECKQYKAVVYSNTIQSIIAIIRAMGRLKIDFGDAARADDARQLFALAGSAEEGFMTAELAGVIKRLWRDGGVQACFGRSREYQLNDSAAYYLNDLERISQGAYVPTQQDVLRTRVKTTGIVETHFTFKDLHFKMFDVGGQRSERKKWIHCFEGVTAIIFCVALSDYDLVLAEDEEMNRMHESMKLFDSICNNKWFTDTSIILFLNKKDLFEEKIRKSPLTICYPEYAGSNTYEEAAAYIQCQFEDLNKRKDTKEIYTHFTCATDTKNVQFVFDAVTDVIIKNNLKDCGLF; encoded by the exons ATGGGCTGCACGCTGAGCACGGAGGACAAGGCGGCGGTGGAGCGGAGCAAAATGATCGACAGGAACCTGAGGGACGACGGCGAGAAGGCGGCCCGCGAGgtcaagctgctgctgctcg GTGCCGGCGAGTCAGGCAAGAGCACCATCGTCAAGCAGATGAA GATCATCCACGAGGCGGGCTACTCGGAAGAGGAGTGCAAGCAGTACAAGGCGGTGGTCTACAGCAACACCATCCAGTCCATCATCGCCATCATCAGGGCCATGGGACGCCTCAAGATCGACTTCGGCGACGCCGCCAGAGCC GACGACGCGCGGCAGCTGTTCGCGCTGGCGGGCTCGGCCGAGGAGGGCTTCATGACCGCCGAGCTGGCCGGCGTCATCAAGCGGCTGTGGCGCGACGGCGGCGTCCAGGCCTGCTTCGGACGCTCCCGCGAGTACCAGCTCAACGACTCGGCCGCCTA CTACCTGAACGACCTCGAGCGGATCTCGCAGGGCGCGTACGTCCCCACGCAGCAGGACGTGCTGAGGACCCGCGTCAAGACCACCGGCATCGTGGAGACGCACTTCACCTTCAAAGATTTGCACTTCAA GATGTTCGACGTGGGCGGCCAGCGGTCGGAGCGCAAGAAGTGGATCCACTGCTTTGAGGGCGTGACGGCCATCATCTTCTGCGTGGCGCTGAGCGACTACGACCTGGTCCTGGCCGAGGACGAGGAGATGAACCGCATGCACGAGAGCATGAAGCTCTTCGACAGCATCTGCAACAACAAGTGGTTCACCGACAcgtccatcatcctcttcctcaaCAAGAAGGACCTGTTCGAGGAGAAGATCCGGAAGAGTCCGCTCACCATCTGCTACCCGGAATACGCAG GCTCCAACACGTacgaggaggcggcggcgtaCATCCAGTGCCAGTTCGAGGACCTGAACAAGCGCAAGGACACCAAGGAGATCTACACGCACTTCACGTGCGCCACCGA